A single Bacteroidota bacterium DNA region contains:
- a CDS encoding porin family protein, whose protein sequence is MKNLIKIFTVIVLVVLFTVDTQAQVKFGVKAGVNFNDIAQNIKSNELEFDSKMGIGYHAGALIDYSFNEEMGLQSGIIWNRKGFDADGFSYYGFDIDADISAFLNYIEIPLHFVYKLNSFQFYAGPYFAFGLGGVMEVIVNNNNYDIDVSRDIELIPVYGEVDEDDYDNDEMPVRGFDYGIDFGLGYELGPVLLNAGYSIGLGNITPNYTDPDIDPKDEKRSNRVITVSVAYMFGK, encoded by the coding sequence ATGAAAAATTTGATTAAAATTTTTACAGTTATTGTGTTGGTTGTTTTGTTTACAGTTGACACACAGGCACAGGTTAAGTTTGGGGTAAAAGCAGGGGTGAATTTTAATGATATTGCTCAAAATATTAAAAGTAATGAATTGGAATTTGACTCAAAAATGGGTATTGGTTATCATGCTGGAGCCTTGATTGATTATTCATTTAATGAAGAAATGGGCTTGCAGTCCGGAATAATATGGAACAGAAAAGGATTTGATGCAGATGGTTTTTCTTATTATGGATTTGATATAGATGCAGATATTTCAGCATTTTTGAATTACATAGAAATACCCTTACATTTTGTGTATAAACTTAATTCCTTTCAGTTTTATGCAGGACCATATTTTGCTTTTGGTTTAGGTGGCGTAATGGAGGTAATCGTAAATAATAATAATTATGACATTGATGTAAGTAGAGATATAGAATTAATTCCGGTATATGGAGAAGTTGACGAAGATGATTATGATAATGACGAAATGCCTGTTAGGGGATTTGATTATGGTATTGATTTTGGTCTGGGATATGAGTTAGGACCTGTATTATTAAATGCCGGATATTCTATCGGACTGGGAAATATAACTCCAAATTACACGGATCCGGATATTGACCCTAAGGACGAGAAAAGGTCAAACAGAGTAATTACAGTTTCGGTAGCATATATGTTTGGTAAATAA